From a single Stigmatopora argus isolate UIUO_Sarg chromosome 4, RoL_Sarg_1.0, whole genome shotgun sequence genomic region:
- the cd79a gene encoding B-cell antigen receptor complex-associated protein alpha chain isoform X2: MATVRFIFIIYSMAGVSANGKLSLEVDRPWLRVHLSQEAMLECCYRAGSASLQSSWLTRGYPANGTTIPFLVPLSDRVNVGERVHAGVTCRTLTFSKVELTDSGLYQCWFNNTEVFTPGTYLQVYTPLKKTINLSERTKDGILVAEGILLFLCVLVPSAMLLCKEKRSMREKENIYQGLNLDDSDKAASIYQDLVANIQEEIQLENA; this comes from the exons ATGGCCACAGTCCGCTTCATTTTTATCATCTACTCCATGGCAG GGGTCTCAGCTAATGGAAAGTTGTCTTTGGAGGTGGACCGGCCTTGGCTGAGGGTCCATCTGTCCCAGGAGGCCATGCTGGAGTGTTGCTATCGAGCTGGCTCTGCCTCTCTCCAAAGTTCCTGGCTCACACGGGGCTATCCCGCAAATGGTACCACCATTCCGTTTCTGGTACCTTTGTCTGACCGGGTGAACGTTGGCGAGAGGGTGCACGCAGGGGTCACTTGCAGGACCCTGACATTTAGTAAGGTGGAGTTGACCGACTCGGGCCTGTACCAGTGCTGGTTCAACAACACTGAAGTCTTCACACCTGGTACCTATCTGCAGGTCTACA CGCCGCTGAAGAAGACTATAAACCTCAGCGAAAGGACCAAAGATGGCATCCTGGTGGCTGAAGGAATCTTACTCTTTCTGTGCGTGCTGGTGCCTTCAGCCATGCTCCTCTGCAAG GAGAAAAGGTCAATGAGGGAAAAGGAGAACATCTATCAG GGCCTCAATCTGGATGACTCTGACAAGGCAGCCAGCATCTACCAGGATTTGGTTGCCAATATACAGGAGGAAATCCAGCTGGAGAATGCATAA
- the cd79a gene encoding B-cell antigen receptor complex-associated protein alpha chain isoform X1, producing MATVRFIFIIYSMAGVSANGKLSLEVDRPWLRVHLSQEAMLECCYRAGSASLQSSWLTRGYPANGTTIPFLVPLSDRVNVGERVHAGVTCRTLTFSKVELTDSGLYQCWFNNTEVFTPGTYLQVYTPLKKTINLSERTKDGILVAEGILLFLCVLVPSAMLLCKSKQLHYLQEKRSMREKENIYQGLNLDDSDKAASIYQDLVANIQEEIQLENA from the exons ATGGCCACAGTCCGCTTCATTTTTATCATCTACTCCATGGCAG GGGTCTCAGCTAATGGAAAGTTGTCTTTGGAGGTGGACCGGCCTTGGCTGAGGGTCCATCTGTCCCAGGAGGCCATGCTGGAGTGTTGCTATCGAGCTGGCTCTGCCTCTCTCCAAAGTTCCTGGCTCACACGGGGCTATCCCGCAAATGGTACCACCATTCCGTTTCTGGTACCTTTGTCTGACCGGGTGAACGTTGGCGAGAGGGTGCACGCAGGGGTCACTTGCAGGACCCTGACATTTAGTAAGGTGGAGTTGACCGACTCGGGCCTGTACCAGTGCTGGTTCAACAACACTGAAGTCTTCACACCTGGTACCTATCTGCAGGTCTACA CGCCGCTGAAGAAGACTATAAACCTCAGCGAAAGGACCAAAGATGGCATCCTGGTGGCTGAAGGAATCTTACTCTTTCTGTGCGTGCTGGTGCCTTCAGCCATGCTCCTCTGCAAG TCAAAGCAACTCCATTACCTGCAGGAGAAAAGGTCAATGAGGGAAAAGGAGAACATCTATCAG GGCCTCAATCTGGATGACTCTGACAAGGCAGCCAGCATCTACCAGGATTTGGTTGCCAATATACAGGAGGAAATCCAGCTGGAGAATGCATAA